From Alligator mississippiensis isolate rAllMis1 chromosome 1, rAllMis1, whole genome shotgun sequence:
CTGTGTAGCAGGCAAATACGTTCTCAAACGGGAATAAAAATATGAAGTGCCAGCACTGATCCTGTATCTCCTTGAAGCATACAGAAGTTTCATCATCCTGGGAATGGCAGTAACTGAGAAAACTGGTTACAGCTGTATGGCTATAGAATTGGCACAGTTTATTCGTATCGATCTGTGCAACGATTATGGTTTCAGCTTGGGATGCCTAGGGGAGCTCATGACTAGGCAAATGTTGGACTGGAGGAAGTGCTGGGGCTGTCACAGCCCGGCGATGGCAACTCACAAGGCAACCCTAGAGCTCCAAAAGCTTGCTGACCTTCTCTCATCCCCAGCAATTTCCATGGTCCCTAGTTTTTGGCAGGGTCTCTAACCCCTGAGAAATGCTGCCCTCTTTAAGCTGGGCTTTGGGAGAAGCTGGCCAAGTGAGCCTCCCCACCCAAAGCCATCAGCTTTCAAACCAGCTGGCCAGGTTTTGCACGGTCTTGACCTGGTGGTCGCCAGCTGCCTGGAGGGCCTCGCAAACCCGGCAGTAGTGCTCATCCCAGAACGACGCGATGTGCACGTCGTACTTCTCACGCCAGGCAAAATACCGCCTGTAGCTCTGTGGGTTTCTATCGAGGAACTTCAGGTAGACGGCCAGCTTCCGGGGGCTGGAGAAGTCGTCGACGTGGATGAAGGAGTCGGGTGGGACGAAGAGCTCGTAGTTGGCCCGCCGGGGGCCCAGCACGACAGGCACGGCGCCGGCCTCAAAGGCGTTCCTCCACAGCTTCTCGGTGATGTAGTCGGTGTGCTGCGAGTTCTCGAAGGCCAGGTAGAACTTGTACTCGGACACCGTCCCCACCACACCGCCCTCCTTCAGCGCCAGGCCCTGCGCCCCGTACACGTCCACGGGCAGGTACTTCTGCAGCTGGCGGTAGTAGCGCACCCGCGCGTGCTCCTCGTTCCAGTGGCTGATGACCCAGGCCACCAGCTTGGTCTTGCGCGGCGGGACCAGGCGCCCCGGCCCCTGCGCCCGCGCCGCCCGCAGCGCCCCGTAGGGCACGAAGACGTCAGAGTCCAGGCGGTAGGACATGGTCCAGTTGAAGAGCCCGCCCCAGCCGCGCAGCCCGGGCGAGTTGGAGGGCGACTCGAAGTTCATCCAGACCCAGCGCTGCCCCGGGGGGCGCTGCGGGGCGCCGGGAGGCAGCTGCCCGCGCCCGTGCCGCACCAGGTCGCGGTGGTGGAAGAGCACGGCCGCGGCCTCGGCGTAGCGCCGCCGCTCCGCGCTCAGGCTGCAGCCGCTGATGTTGAAGCGCAGGCGGCAGTCGGGCAGGCGCTGGCTGCGCCCGAAGGGCTCCCACCACAGCAGCACGGTGCGGCCGCCGcgcaggggccggggccgcggccggggccggggcagggacgGGAGCGGCGGCGCGGGGCTGGGCGGCGGCAGGTCCCGCAGGCAGGCGCACAGCACCAGCGCCGTGCAAGTCAGCCCGGCCGCCGCCACGCGCCGCCGCCAGCGCGGGATGCTccgcggggcccggcccggctccggctccggctgcaTGGCGGCGCCGGCATGGGCATGGGCACGGCCACGCTCAtcctgctgcggctgctgccgccgcctctCCGCCCCGGCCCACGGCCGCCCCCAGCTCATGGCGGCCCGGCCCCGGCTCGCCCCACGTGGCACCGCCTTCTCCTCCTGTCCTGTCCCGTCCAGTCCCGTCCCGTGTCCCGCCTCCGCCCGCAGCAATGCCCGCTGAGCGGATAGGGCGAGCGATGGATGGAAACTCTTGTCTTTCCATCAAATCGAGCtgtgcaaaacaaacaaacaacaacaagaaaTACCTCCTAATGCAAGGAGGGTCAAATTCATCCCATCAATTCAGTGGATTTACACAAAAGATCAGCTCGGCTGTTTCAGCGAGATATGAACAAATAGCAACCTATTTGAAAACGTCGCCTTTCCTTAAAACCGCTTTCAGATCgagcaaaacaaaaacagttaCTAATGAACTATCCCAGCGATACATCAGGTGTCTTCAGTGGATTTACATAAGAGATCAGCTCAGCTCTCAATTAGATATGAACAAATAGCAACATATTAGAAAACTTCACCTTTCCTTAAAACCGCTTTCAGATCGAGctgtgcaaaaaaaagaaaaagaaaaaaaagagctaCTAATGAAATGAGGGTCAAATTCATCCCATTAATACATCGACTGTCTTCAGTGGATTTACACAAGAGATCAGCTCCGCTCTCAATTAGATATgagcaaatatttgaaaactttgcCTTTCCTTAAAACCGCTTTCAGAttgagcaaaaaaaaagaaaaaaagttactaATTAAATATCCTATCAATACATCAGGTGTCTTCAGTGGATTTACACAAGAGATCAGCTCAGCTCTCTCAATTACATATGAACAAATAGCAACATATTTGAAAACTTCCCCTTTCCTTAAAACCACTTTCAGATTGAGCTgtgcaaaaaacaagcaaacaaaaaaccctactaATGAAATGAGGGTCAAATTCATTCCGTCCATACATCGACTGTCTTCAGTGGATTTACACAAGAAATCAACTCGTCTATGTTAATTAGATATGAACAAGTAGTCACATATTTGAAAACTTTGCCTTTCCATAAAACTGCTTTCAGATTGAGctgtgcaaaaaacaaaaaaagaaaaaaaagatttttcagcTGACCAACTGGAGCAAAAGATGAGataaaaatgttttagtttttCCAGTACACAGAAGAAAAACCAAAATCCCACTGAGGCTGACAGAAATGCTTTGTTCAACTAAAAACAGTTGTTTAGTAcaagtaggttttttttttcacttctcattttttttaattgaatttaattcatttttaatgaaTTGCCCACAGCCAGAGGCCTCGGCCTAAGTCAGGGGGTCACAGAGGaacagggctggcagcagggacctcccaggtacagacgttacactttAACAGTATAAGTGAGGAGAAATTGGCCtatacctgtagcagaacaggAGTTCAGCACGCGTggatgggtttaaaaatggcagaaccggGTCAAAGATTTGCCCTCCCACCGAAGGGGAAATGTGTGTTCTGTCCACTACCAacctaaactatgctgcttacagaaaacttcATAACTTAGaccaattccaccttgggctttttgaatgtctgtacttagccccagagTGTGaccactgcctgaggcaggatcagccctggccACACCACCCCCTACAGCCATCGTGTAAACTCATAGGAGGATTAATGCGGGGGCccaaggcccctgccagcccggggTACCTGGGTTTCCTTGGAAAAGGTGGGTTTCCTCTGGCAGGCGGGCagtgctccagcctgcaaggggtcttGCTTGGGACTGCCGgggtgctgcatgcatgtgcgtggttgcatgcatgcatgtagccatgagcacagccaggcagtgtggagagcaggggaagaggtgtgggggaggcagattgaggcctccacagGGAGCGAGTGGAGCTGagagtgctgcccagccagggtggtgcattgattgggttggggccagggtaggaagcaggatggagccacgggcagcttgtctagcagctccctgccactgtgtgtaccccctgggggaggcatggcaggcatgtccctccagatttgtgcatggggaggGTGCGGGCTCCtctctgtgggcttggggctctccactctgttgcttttgccctgggagccctgcaccagccatgcaccccctgccttcctgacagcagtgggggcagtgagttgtgcctcctgctgccgggcaggcaggggttgCACCTCCAGCACGGGGCTCCCAGAGCAAAGGAAGCAGAGCGGAAagccccgagcctgcagtgggcagcccacagcctcccttgccctgcttggctctgccctgctctggctgtagcagggaggaaggggggcagggagcaggggggagaggtgggcataTTCATCCACCCCAAGCCTGGCTGggccacccagcctcccctgtaGGGCAAAGGAGGCCTGTGTGGGGGTCCTCTGATTTTCTTTTTGCCCAGgaccccaataaatcttaatccgtCACTGTCTAAACACTACACGAGACTATTGTCAACCCTGACACCCAAGCCTGCCACAGGTAATGGGGGAATCAGGCAGGcaatgtcttgcttctataaaaggttgtcaatataGGTTCAAGGAGAGAGCCCtgcccccgctacagaggaagccaaacccccaccccagtctgtaccattctgaccatggggtacaatttattcctggccccaaatatggCATTGGTCTGACACTGAGCAGAGGGGTAGGACCCaatagccaggaacctctggctttggtcccagcaggggcactagcacaccccagtcaaagttcccagctttggctgcagccaacacccagtgcctctgagggagtCCTCAATGACACGGAGCAgaaaagtggggtggggagcaatcAGCAAAGcgcagaagcatgggaaatgcccATGGTGGAAAAGTCATAGTtacgcctagatcatccctggccagcggctgtccagcctcttctcaAATGCCTTCAGTgacggagagtccacaacttctcaaggcagtctgttccactgtctcgctgttttaacagtgaagaagtcagtggttctcaaccttttttagactcacaCCCCTCAATGGACTCCAGGcatcattagactcaaggcaccctgtgaattgagcagcacctcTTTCAAAAATGAACATATTTATTGCAGTGTTTAACTCTCTGCAGAGAGGCAAGCAATTGGGGTGGGGCACTAGTCAAGCAGGAAAGAGCCTGAGCATGCACTCACCTGCTTATTTCTTCATACCTGCCTTATCTCCTCGGATCTTGGGGCACCCTGCAGAGCATGAAAGGtgtgtgcccccagtggctgggggggcaccggtgg
This genomic window contains:
- the FUT4 gene encoding alpha-(1,3)-fucosyltransferase 4, encoding MSWGRPWAGAERRRQQPQQDERGRAHAHAGAAMQPEPEPGRAPRSIPRWRRRVAAAGLTCTALVLCACLRDLPPPSPAPPLPSLPRPRPRPRPLRGGRTVLLWWEPFGRSQRLPDCRLRFNISGCSLSAERRRYAEAAAVLFHHRDLVRHGRGQLPPGAPQRPPGQRWVWMNFESPSNSPGLRGWGGLFNWTMSYRLDSDVFVPYGALRAARAQGPGRLVPPRKTKLVAWVISHWNEEHARVRYYRQLQKYLPVDVYGAQGLALKEGGVVGTVSEYKFYLAFENSQHTDYITEKLWRNAFEAGAVPVVLGPRRANYELFVPPDSFIHVDDFSSPRKLAVYLKFLDRNPQSYRRYFAWREKYDVHIASFWDEHYCRVCEALQAAGDHQVKTVQNLASWFES